A window of Nocardioidaceae bacterium genomic DNA:
GACGGTCATGCGGATCATCTCCCAGCGCGTCGCGCCGAGCGCGAGGGCCGCCTCCTGGTGCAGGGTCGGCGTCTGGGCGAAGATGTCGCGCATGATCGCCGAGATGATCGGCAGGATCATGATCGCCAGCACGATGCCGACGGTGAGGATGGTGCGCCCGCCGGGGTCCGCGGGATTCGCGAAGAAGGGGAGGAACCCGGCGTTCTCGTTGAGCCACTGGTAGATCGGCACCAGCTGGGGACCGAGGAAGCCGATGCCCCACAGGCCGTACACGACCGAGGGCACGGCGGCGAGCAGGTCGATGATGTACCCGATCGGCACCGCGAGCCTGCGGGGTGCGTAGTGCGAGCTGATCAGCGCCACGGCGATGCTCAGCGGCGTGGCGAGCAGCAGGGCGATGGCCGCGGCGAGCACCGTGCCGTACACCAGCGGCCAGGTGTAGCTGAAGAGGTTGCCCGCGCCCTTGTAGTCCTCCGCGCCGAAGGCGGGGATGCCCTGCACCGTGAGGAAGATGCCGACGCCCGCGAGGGCGACCAGGATGGTGAAGCCCGCTCCGCGCGAGATGCCGGCGAAGATCACGTCACCGGCGCGCTTCTTCTCGCGGCTCGTGACGACGTCGGCGTCGCTCGCCGTGTCGCGTGGTCTGGTGTCGCTCACCGGAGGGCTCCTCGAGTGTGGCGGTGGGGGGCAGCGGGTGGAGCGGGCCGGATCAGCACGTCCCGGAGCCAGCATGGCCCCGGGACGTGCCGATTGGCGAACCGGGTGGACCCGGTGCTCGGGTCCGTCCGGTCCGTGGATCAGCCGGCGGCGGTGATGCTCTCGACGATGCCCTCGGCCTCGTCCTGGAGGGACTGCGGCAGCGGAGCCGAGCCGGCGTTCTCCGCGGCGGTCTGCTGGCCCGCGTCGCTGAGCACGTAGCCGACGTAGCCCTTGACCAGGTCGGCGGTCTCCTGGTCGTCGTACTGGGGGCAGGCCAGAATATAGGAGGTCAGCACGATCGGGTAGGTGCCGGCCTCCTCGGTCTGACGGTCCAGCTCGAAGACGATGTCGCTGGCGTCGCGACCCTCGACCCGCGGGGAGGCCTCGAGGATGTTGGCAGCGGCCTCGGCGCTCGGCTCGACGAACTCGCCGCCCACACCGACGTTGGCCACCGACAGGTCGCCGGCCTGCGAGGCGTCGGCGTACCCGATGGTGTTGGCACCGCTGGAGACGGCGTCGATGATGCCCGAGGTGCCCTGGGCGGCCGACCCGCCGCGCTGGCCGCCCAGCGGCCAGGTCTCGACGACACCGAAGGTCCAGGTGTCGGGGGCGACGGCGTCGAGGTACTCGGTGAAGTTCTCCGTCGTGCCCGAGTCGTCGGCGCGGTGCACGGGGGTGATCGCGTTCGAGGGCAGGTCGACGTTCGGGTTCGTCTCGGCGATGGCCGGGTCGTCCCACTGGGTGATCTCGCCGGCGAAGATGCCGGCGATGGCCTCGGGGGAGAGGTCGAGGCTGTCGACGCCCTCGAGGTTGAAGACCAGGGCGATCGGGCTGACGTAGCTGGGGACCTCGATGACCGATCCGCCGCAGCGCTCTTGGGCGGTGGCCAGCTCCTCGTCCTCGAGAGGCGCGTCGGAGCCGGCGAAGTCCACGCCGCCGGAGACGAAGGACTCGCGGCCGCCTCCGGAGCCGACCGGGTCGTAGTTGACCTGCACGTCGGGGTTGGCGGTCTGGAAGCCGGCGGACCAGGCGCCCATCGCGGCCTCCTGGGTGGAGGCGCCGGCGCCGTTCAGGGTGCCGGAGAGGCCCTCGACCTGCGGGGCGGCGTTCGGGCCGCCGGTGTCACCCTCACCGCCGGCGTTGCCCGCCGAGCACGCCGTGACGAAGCTGAGGCTGAGGGCGGCGCCGACCACGGCGGCGCGGTGGAGCGGGGTGCGCATGGAACGCATCTGGTGTTCTCCTGGTGATCGGCGACGGCCCGGTCCGGGCTCGCAGTCGCAGTGTCGTCGGACGAACGGGATCTTGCTGATCGCAGGTGTCGCGATGCCCGTCCGTCGGTGAACAGGAGGTGAACGCAGCCGGGTGGATCGTGTGACGCTGGTCGCCGGTTCAGGCGGGACGGTCGATGCGGGCCGCCGCTGCACCCGGCACGGGGGAGCCGGAGCCGTCGAGCAGGTACGCCGTGCGCAGGGAGTGGGTCTCGACCGCCAGCACCTGGCCGCGTACGTGCGTGACTGCCGTGAAGTCGCCGGTCTCCAGGGCCTCGGCCTCGATGCCCAGCGCGGCGTACACCAGCGGCAGCACCGGGCGGTGGCTGCACAGCACCGTGGAGGCGTCGCGGGCCAGGAGGTCCGCGACCACGCGGCGCACCTTGCCCTTCGTGGCGTGCTCCTCGGCGAGCCAGCGGGTCGTGTGCAGCTTCTGGCCGCTCACCTTGGCGTACGGCCGGACGGTGTCGACGCACCGCGTGCTGGAGCTGGAGACGACGCGGGTGGGGGCGTACGAGCCGAGGAGCGGTGGCAGCGCGCGGGCGTCGTCGGTGCCGGTGGCGGTCAGCGTGCGCTCGGTGTCGTCGCCCTTCCAGCGCTTGCGCGAGCGGGACTTCGCGTGGCGTACGACCAGCAGCGTGTGCGTGTCCTGCGGCCGCTGCGTCGCCTCGTCGACGAGCAGCGAGTCGAGCTCGAAGTCGATCAGGCCCCGCGCCTCGGCGGCCGGCACCCAGCGCACCTCGTCGATCTCGGTGCCGCGGGTGTAGCCCCTGACCTCCGCGGCCTCGGGGTCGCCGAGCACCCGACCGGTCCACCACAGCACCCGCTTGCTCCTGCCCTGGGTCTCGTAGGTGGAGTCGGGCAGACGGGCGCCGAGGCGTACGCGCAGCCCCGTCTCCTCCTCGACCTCGCGGACGGCGGTAACCAGCGGGTGCTCGCCGCGGTCGACCTTGCCCTTCGGGACGGACCAGTCGTCGTAGCGCGGGCGGTGCACGAGCAGCACCTCCGTGCCGCGCCTGCCCGGCCGCGTCACCACGGCGCCGGCGCTGAGGACATCTGCTCGCGAGGCTGCGGCACCGGGCATGACAGCTAGTCTCACACCCGTCGGGGCGGTCCCACCACCTGACTGGAGCATTGAGCAGGTGACGTACGCCCAATGGTGAGTCGAGGGTGGGAGATCGGTCCGTAGGGTCGGTGACGGTCGCCACGGAATCGACCCGACGTGGACGCGAGATCGACCCGAGGCCATCACGAGGGAGGGCTGCGATGAGGCGAGGACGCGTGCTCCTGCCCGTGCTGATCGTGCTCGTTGTCGTCGGCGCGGTGGTGTCGGTGCTGGTGCCGCGAGGAGCCGGGTCGTCGCTGGAGCAGGCCGTCGAACGCCTGCCCGAGGACGTGCTGCGGGTCTCCTACGTCGACTGGCAGTCCGTACGCGCCGCCTCAGCCGACCCCGGCATCGACGCCTCCGAGCGCGAGATCGCCCGGTTCGTACGCCGCGTGGACGAGCTCGACGCCGCGCCCCTGACCGCGCTGGGCGACGAGATCGACCTCTACCAGCGCACCTTCGGCGTCTCGGTGCTGAGCGCCAGGTGGGAAGCGCTCGGCCAGTCCCGCGAGGGCGACGTGGACCTGCTCGCCGTGGACGACTCGGTCGACCTCGCCGAGGTCGAGCGACGGCTCGCGGCGCTCGGGTACAGCGAGCCCAGCGGCGGCCCCGGCTCCGGTGGCCTGTGGATCGGGGGGTCGGACCTGGTGGCGGGTCTCGAGGACGGACTGACCCCGATCGTGCAAGTCGTGGCGGTGCTGCCCGAGGAGAGGCTCGTGGCGTTCTCCACCTCCGACGTCTACCTGCAGCAGACGCTGGAGGTGATCGCCGGGGAGACGCCGTCGCTCGCCTCGGTCGAGCACGTCGAGCAGCTGGTCGCGGCGGCGGGCGCACCGACCGCGGGCGCGCTGCTGGCACAGGACTACGTGTGCGAGGCCCTGTCGATGACCACCGCGGCGCCCGACGACCAGGTGGCGCTGGACGCCGTGGACGACGGAGCGACGCCGATGGAGGGCTACTGGTTCGGGCGGACCGGCCGCGACCTCACCATCGCGATGGCCTTCGACTCCGCCTCCCAGGCCGAGGGCAACCTGCAGGTGCGGGCCGAGCTGGCCTCGGGACCGGCGTACGGACAGGGCGGGCGGCTCGCCGACCGCTTCGACCTCACCGCCGCCCGCGCGGAGGACGAGCTCGTGGTGCTGGACGCCCAGGTGCGTCCGCGCACGAACCTGATGACCGCGTTCGTCGAGGGTCCGGTCGGGTTCGCCACCTGTGGGTGAGTCCGGCTCCCGGCCTCCGGCCTCCGGCCTCCTGAACGCCCGCGTATGCGGGCATTCCAGAAGTTGCGCGTTGCTGTGAACCCGCGCAGGTCCAGGATCAGCCGCGTACGCGGGCGTTCAGGGCGGGCGCAGCCCGGGCAAAAGGCGGCACCCGTACGGATCAGACGGGAGCGCGCTCGGCGAGGAAGAACTTCTCGCGCAACATCCTGATCGTCGCCTCCCGACGCGGGGGCCACAGGTCGGACCAGGTCAGGCGTACGACGGTGTAGCCCAGTGACCGCAGCCAGTCCTCGCGCTGCTTCTCGTCCCACAACAGCTCCTCGGGCGTACGGTCGCGTCCGAAGCGTCTGAGGTCGCCGTACTTCGAGCGCCCGTCGAACTCGATGACGAGCCGTCCGAGCAGCAGGTCGACGTCCGCGTGACGGTTTCCGTGCTCGATGCGGGCCTGGGTCGTCACCGGTCCCAGGCCGAGGGCGGCGACGATCAGCCGTGACACGGTCTCGCCGGGGCTCTGGCTGCCGGCGTCGGTCAGCTCGGCGAGTCGGCGCGTGTGCGACGCGCCCGGCCAGTGAGCGGTCTCCTCGACCATGTCTCGTAGCTCGTCGAGCTGGGCGCCACGGTTCAGCGCGGCATCGGCTGCCACGACTCCGGTGAGCTCGCCGTACCGTCGCGCGAGGTCCAGGGCGGTGCGCAGCGGGCTGGTGACGACCAGGCCGTGTGCGAGGGCGCGGTGATGCTCCGGCACGGCGGCGACGTGGGCTCGGCTGCGTACGCGCGGTCTGCTGCCTCGCGGTGTCGGGACGGTGAGGTGGATGAGGTCATCGTCGACCGGGGCGGCATGTGGCAGCACGACGGGGAGGTGGGACAGCGTTGCGGCGGTCTCGTGACTGAGCACGCAGCGTCGGCCGGTGACCACGCACGCGTGGCAGCGCATCGCGAGTCGCTGGACCTCGTCGGCTGCGTTCCAGGCGTCGCTGGTGACGAAGCGGCCCCGGCGTACGCGCCGCCAGTCGCCGGAGCGTACGAGGTGCTTGATGTCGTCGTCGGTGTAGCCGGTCGCCAGGACCTCCCCGCGGGTGAAGACACCACCGCGCGCCGCGGCCTGGATCTCGAGATCGATGTGCATCCGAGAAGGGTGCGCGACGAATCGGCATTCTCCGACCCCTGGCATCCGGCCCTGTGGACAACGGTCGCGCGCTCTCGCCCTCTCGAACACCCGCGTACGCGGGCACTTCTGAACCTGCGCGGGGTTACAGACCCGCAGATCTTCGGGATTGCCCGCATACGCGGGCGTTCAGGAGGGCCGGGGACGGGCCGGGGGACGGGCCCGGGGCCCGGGGCCCGGGGCCGGGGGCCTAGCGCGTACGCCGCTTGGGTCGACGCCGCGCGCGCTCCATGGCCCACTCCTGCAGGTCCACCTGCCCGGCGCTGCGCGTCCAGGTGCCGTCGGCGTCGAGCTCCCAGGTGGAGGTGTCGGCGTCGAAGGCCACGTCGAGCAGCTCGGTGGCCTGCGAGCTCAGCTCGGGCGTACGCAGCGGCGTCAGCACCTCCACGCGACGGTCGAGGTTGCGGTGCATCATGTCGGCGGACCCGATCAGCACGTCCGGGTCACCGCCGTTGTCGAAGGCGAAGACCCGGGAGTGCTCCAGGAAGCGTCCGAGCACCGAGTGCACCTCGATGTTCTCGCTCAGCCCCTCCACGCCGGGGCGCAGGCAGCAGATGCCGCGCACCAGCAGCTGCACGGGCACACCGGCCATGGACGCGCGGTACAGCTCGTCGATGATCACCTCGTCGACGAGCGCGTTGCACTTCATGCGGATGCGTGCGGCCCGGCCCTCCAGGTGGTGGGCGACCTCGCGGCGGATCCGGGAGACGATCCCGGTGCGTACGGTGTCCGGCGCGACCAGCAGCTGGGAGTAGCGGTAGTTGCGGCTGAAGCCGGACAGGTTGTTGAACAGGTGCGCGACGTCCTCCCCGATGTCGGGGTCGGTGGTCAGCAGGCCGATGTCCTCGTAGAGCCGCGCGGTCTTCGGGTTGTAGTTGCCCGTCCCGATGTGGGTGTAGCGCCGGATGCCCTCGGGCTCGTCGCGTACGACCATCGCCAGCTTGCAGTGCGTCTTCAGCCCGACCTGGCCGTACGCCACGTGGCACCCGGCCTCCTCCAGCTTGCGCGCCCACCGGATGTTGGCGGACTCGTCGAAGCGCGCCTTGATCTCCACCAGCGCCATGACCTGCTTGCCGGCCTCGGCGGCGTCGATGAGGGCGTCGATGATGGGGGAGTCACCGGAGGTGCGGTAGAGCGTCTGCTTGATCGCCAGCACGTTCGGGTCGGCCGCGGCCTGCTCGATGAAGCGTTGCACCGAGGTGGCGAAGGAGTCGTACGGGTGGTGCAGCAGCACGTCGCGCCGGCTCACCGCCCCGAAAATGTCCACGGG
This region includes:
- the pstS gene encoding phosphate ABC transporter substrate-binding protein PstS → MRSMRTPLHRAAVVGAALSLSFVTACSAGNAGGEGDTGGPNAAPQVEGLSGTLNGAGASTQEAAMGAWSAGFQTANPDVQVNYDPVGSGGGRESFVSGGVDFAGSDAPLEDEELATAQERCGGSVIEVPSYVSPIALVFNLEGVDSLDLSPEAIAGIFAGEITQWDDPAIAETNPNVDLPSNAITPVHRADDSGTTENFTEYLDAVAPDTWTFGVVETWPLGGQRGGSAAQGTSGIIDAVSSGANTIGYADASQAGDLSVANVGVGGEFVEPSAEAAANILEASPRVEGRDASDIVFELDRQTEEAGTYPIVLTSYILACPQYDDQETADLVKGYVGYVLSDAGQQTAAENAGSAPLPQSLQDEAEGIVESITAAG
- a CDS encoding type IV toxin-antitoxin system AbiEi family antitoxin domain-containing protein gives rise to the protein MHIDLEIQAAARGGVFTRGEVLATGYTDDDIKHLVRSGDWRRVRRGRFVTSDAWNAADEVQRLAMRCHACVVTGRRCVLSHETAATLSHLPVVLPHAAPVDDDLIHLTVPTPRGSRPRVRSRAHVAAVPEHHRALAHGLVVTSPLRTALDLARRYGELTGVVAADAALNRGAQLDELRDMVEETAHWPGASHTRRLAELTDAGSQSPGETVSRLIVAALGLGPVTTQARIEHGNRHADVDLLLGRLVIEFDGRSKYGDLRRFGRDRTPEELLWDEKQREDWLRSLGYTVVRLTWSDLWPPRREATIRMLREKFFLAERAPV
- the pstC gene encoding phosphate ABC transporter permease subunit PstC; the protein is MLAPGRADPARSTRCPPPPHSRSPPVSDTRPRDTASDADVVTSREKKRAGDVIFAGISRGAGFTILVALAGVGIFLTVQGIPAFGAEDYKGAGNLFSYTWPLVYGTVLAAAIALLLATPLSIAVALISSHYAPRRLAVPIGYIIDLLAAVPSVVYGLWGIGFLGPQLVPIYQWLNENAGFLPFFANPADPGGRTILTVGIVLAIMILPIISAIMRDIFAQTPTLHQEAALALGATRWEMIRMTVFPYAKSGMVSATMLGLGRALGETMAVAMILSATGTVTINLIGSANPDTIAANIALDFPESSGVAVNVLIFSGLVLFALTFVVNFAARAIVERSGRSS
- a CDS encoding NUDIX hydrolase, producing MPGAAASRADVLSAGAVVTRPGRRGTEVLLVHRPRYDDWSVPKGKVDRGEHPLVTAVREVEEETGLRVRLGARLPDSTYETQGRSKRVLWWTGRVLGDPEAAEVRGYTRGTEIDEVRWVPAAEARGLIDFELDSLLVDEATQRPQDTHTLLVVRHAKSRSRKRWKGDDTERTLTATGTDDARALPPLLGSYAPTRVVSSSSTRCVDTVRPYAKVSGQKLHTTRWLAEEHATKGKVRRVVADLLARDASTVLCSHRPVLPLVYAALGIEAEALETGDFTAVTHVRGQVLAVETHSLRTAYLLDGSGSPVPGAAAARIDRPA